A stretch of DNA from Coccidioides posadasii str. Silveira chromosome 1, complete sequence:
AAGTGCTTCATGTCGGCTTGGACCTCAGCATCGTTGAATTTACGACCGATGAGACGCTTAGCATCGAAGACTGTGTTTACGGGATTCATGGCGACTTGGTTCTTTGCAGCGTCACCAATCAAGCGCTCGGTGTCTGTGAAGGCAACGAAAGACGGGGTGGTACGATTTCCCTGGTCGTTTGCAATGATTTCAATGCGATCATCTCTGAAGATACCCACGCAGGAGTAGGTGGTACCCAAATCAATACCTATTTGCGAGTCAGCAAAGCTTGCTCACTGTCTTTTCAGAGTGGGGGTTGAGCTCCGAGGGGCAGAATGGGGCAGGACATACCAATTGCGGGAGCCATTATGAAAGGTCGTCAGTACAATCGTTAAAGCAGACTATGGTACAAAGGGGATATTAGAAAAAGCAGGTTTATCTGCGAAAAGAAATGTAAGAGTTCACAGAAGAGAGGTGAAGAGGTGTGAGGAGGGATTGTGAAAGGTTAAAAAGTTTGTGGGTTGAAAGAGCGAGGAAGAAGCAAAGAAGAGATGTTTATATGTGGGCGGTCAAATTTTTGGCGCCAGAAGCTTCTAGCAACTCTCCAGGTTCGACCGCAATCCACAACATTCCACACACACCAGGTAACCTCAAGAACTTTCTTTCCAAAACTCCAACCTTCCAGCTCAATCGGGGTCTTTCTACAGGCCGAATTACAACCTTTGGCAACCTTCCAGCAAACTTTTCCGCGTAAAATTCGCCGTTTTCTGGCTCTTATCAGAGTGCTTGCGGCCGCCGGTGGAAGCTCTCCGATCGCTCTCATTTTTCCAGGTATGACGTAATCAAGGTGGGATGTTCCAAACAATTTTGTGCCGCCAGAAAAGCTGCGCTGCCTGGACGGGCCGCCCTGACACGCACTGTGTGCTGTGCTTGAGCTGCTCCGAACTTGGTGGTGGGATCTAGCTACCAATTCACGACCTACAACTCTCTTCCTTGCCTGCCCCGTCCCCAGAGCCCTTCCTTCTCCGCTGGCCTCAAAACACAGCATGTAAGGCCTGTTGGTGGGGGGTTTTTGGTTGGCCGCAGTCTCCCATGGCAACGATGATTTGGTACCTTACCTAAGCCGGTCTGAACCGGAAAAATATTTCATCCGCCCACCGTTGGAACGGCGCCGCCGGCTTGGCATGGTTTTATCGTACACCAATTCGGCGGTTGGAAGAACTCTTGTGCTCTCCAAGGTGTACTTTACTCTGTAATCTATGGAATAACCTATTCCCTGCAGATAAGCGCCTATGGCGTTTCAGATAGCGCTGTCGAATTCTCCCAACTCCGTTCATTTCAATTTGCCCGTGGCAAGGGTTGCCCGTCAACGAGCCAAGGGACGGCTTCAACCAACTGCGGAGTACACACCAGAGAACTAACCCTTCTCAAAGTGTAGTCAACTGAAACCTGTTTACGGCTTTCTACCGCGGTCGAAAAGACTGAGAGACACAAGGAACTCGAGAGGATCCTCAGAGTGCTTGgaaaatgaagaaaactGCAAAATCTTGTCATGCTGATTGACCTCAATGTTATGACTGGCAGACGGCTTCACTGATCAACTCGTTCCTAGGTTTATATTCGAAAACGATAAATATATCCGCATTGTCTAAAGATAGCCTATGAACAGCTCCATTCTTACATACAACACTGATCCATTAATGATTAATTATACGTGAACGAACGACAAGAATGAACAAGTTGTTGTCGCCAAGATGATTCCTCCAGGTTATCCGATGATAGGCCTCCCGATTTACATCAGGGCCACAGCAACGCCGACAACACCGAGACCAAGGGCCATAGCAGCACCCTTGATCTGGGCCGCAGCGTTCACTGTCTGCTGGGGTGGAGATGGGCTAGTGAAGGTGGCATTGCTGCCAGGGTAGCCTGGGTTTCCAGTGCCAGTTGGAATGATGGTTGGGGTCGTTGGTTCCTCAGTCGGAGTGGGTTCGACCTCGGTCTCGGTGGGCTCAGGCTCCTCGGTTTCAGTCTCAGTGGGAGCAGGCTCGGTTTCAGATGGCTCGTCGGTGGGAGATGGGGCTTCAGTGCTGGGCTGTGTGTCTGGTGGTGGAATGACACTGATGGTACGGGTAGCGCCGCATTCCTCAAGGCTCAAGTCATCGGGGCAGCAGCCTCTATCTGTGCAGTATGTGCCCTTCCTGCAGTACTCTATGTGTGTCGCAAAATTAGGATGTGAATTCTGAAGTGTTTGAAGCAAAGCACTACTTACTTCCGTTGGCGCAGCAGGAGTCTCCCCTGCCAGGGTTGTAACACATGGATGGGTACACACACTGGACAAATCCGGGACCGCAAGAACGTTCGCAAGTAAACGGCGGAGGAACAGGCTTGCAAATGACGGTCTGGCGCTTCAGTACAGACAGGACCTCATTTGACTCGTAGGAGCCACGGATGGGCTCAACTGCCTGGGAGGCAGCGACGAGAGTGCCG
This window harbors:
- a CDS encoding uncharacterized protein (SECRETED:SignalP(1-19)~EggNog:ENOG410Q544), which encodes MHFTTSLALFGTLVAASQAVEPIRGSYESNEVLSVLKRQTVICKPVPPPFTCERSCGPGFVQCVYPSMCYNPGRGDSCCANGKYCRKGTYCTDRGCCPDDLSLEECGATRTISVIPPPDTQPSTEAPSPTDEPSETEPAPTETETEEPEPTETEVEPTPTEEPTTPTIIPTGTGNPGYPGSNATFTSPSPPQQTVNAAAQIKGAAMALGLGVVGVAVALM